Proteins encoded by one window of Blautia faecicola:
- a CDS encoding IS607 family transposase: MSKYYSIHEFSKIIGVSAQTLRNWDANGKLHPHHTTVSGYRYYSDEQLNQVINVKPKNRITIGYCRVSSHKQKDDLERQIDNVKTYLLAKGQPFEIISDIGSGINYKKKGLQELIRRISQNQVEKVVVLYKDRLLRFGFELIEYIASLYNCEIEIIDNTEKSEQQELVEDLVQIITVFSCKLQGKRASKAKKLIRELIQEETDGKSHKSNVDTKQRTEN, from the coding sequence TTGAGTAAATATTATTCTATACATGAATTTTCAAAAATTATAGGCGTATCTGCTCAGACATTACGAAATTGGGATGCCAATGGAAAACTTCATCCGCATCATACTACAGTAAGTGGCTATAGATATTATTCCGATGAGCAACTCAACCAAGTAATAAATGTAAAGCCTAAAAATCGCATTACAATTGGATATTGTCGTGTTTCCAGCCATAAACAAAAAGATGATTTGGAACGACAGATTGATAATGTCAAGACATATCTTCTAGCAAAAGGGCAGCCGTTTGAGATAATAAGTGATATCGGTTCTGGGATTAATTATAAGAAAAAAGGGCTTCAGGAATTGATCAGACGAATCTCTCAAAATCAGGTTGAAAAGGTTGTTGTTTTATATAAAGACAGGTTATTGCGATTTGGTTTTGAGTTGATAGAATATATCGCTTCACTTTATAATTGTGAGATTGAGATTATTGATAATACTGAAAAATCTGAACAGCAGGAACTTGTTGAAGATCTGGTTCAAATAATCACAGTATTCAGTTGCAAATTACAAGGAAAACGAGCGAGCAAAGCTAAGAAGCTTATCCGAGAATTGATACAGGAGGAAACAGATGGTAAAAGCCATAAAAGTAATGTTGATACCAAACAACGTACAGAAAACTAA